A single region of the Silene latifolia isolate original U9 population chromosome 8, ASM4854445v1, whole genome shotgun sequence genome encodes:
- the LOC141597005 gene encoding uncharacterized protein LOC141597005 — MDMVSEETSTICAHCNRPIPSTNIDLHFVHCSRNLEKCKVCGDMVPRNTIEDHYINTHAPVACSLCSETMERGILDVHKGESCPQRIATCEFCEFPLPAIDMIEHQDVCGNRTELCNHCGKYIRLREIYVHQTMCNGATEGVAGSSRVRRPAPERRARAEGRVGSTFSHKHVLVSIAITGVALILGSLIFQKKPDSNPSQ, encoded by the exons ATGGATATGGTATCTGAAGAAACCTCTACCATCTGCGCTCACTG CAACAGACCAATCCCTTCCACAAACATTGACTTGCATTTCGTTCATTGctcccggaatctcgaaaaatgTAAAGTTTGTGGTGATATGGTTCCCAGAAATACTATTGAAGATCATTATATCAATACTCATGCTCCT GTAGCGTGTTCTCTATGTAGCGAGACGATGGAGCGCGGTATTTTGGATGTGCATAAAGGCGAGAGCTGTCCCCAAAGGATTGCAACATGTGAATTCTGTGAATTTCCTTTACCTGCCATTGATATGATTGAACATCAG GATGTATGTGGGAATCGAACAGAACTTTGCAATCACTGTGGCAAGTACATCAGGCTCCGTGAAATTTATGTCCATCAAACGATGTGCAATGGTGCCACGGAGGGTGTTGCGGGCTCGTCTAG GGTTAGAAGGCCTGCACCTGAAAGACGAGCACGAGCTGAAGGAAGAGTGGGATCAACCTTTTCACATAAACATGTGCTAGTTTCTATCGCCATCACAGGAGTTGCATTAATCCTAGGGTCACTGATCTTTCAGAAGAAACCAGACAGCAATCCAAGTCAGTAG